One stretch of Oncorhynchus clarkii lewisi isolate Uvic-CL-2024 chromosome 3, UVic_Ocla_1.0, whole genome shotgun sequence DNA includes these proteins:
- the LOC139402281 gene encoding A-kinase anchor protein 11-like isoform X3, which produces MDACARIRGVPLRTRASRKEAVRDGGTLCMKSLLISRKELCSVGLELQTRDTPCLTEIHFVCLPGHSEGEDLTLQALSSLPGDLAELLRSLHVTSLRNEEVLLLKDSRRSADRRDSSTQQQCWLKAVCVLRPSPSQAIVGVLVGLLGRYAAGVRYALELQALHKGTAESCQPEDDNTNQSVSSIEDDFVTALEHLEEEDDNSNGSYLHGNQRDVASQTVPANKRNKDLSGSRIIISSAPRKSLTNRRSPPEVSITVQHSRGAESQWTLYSPRAQLPSPTRPVSESEESDGSSPSPIIFLDEVGYQKSLKATLDIPQIPGGPTDRVEDSDSEVSEFFDSFDQFDDLDELSSESCTLTLPLDPTSSISPTDLDQKKKYSEAGTGKSGSKKVSRSCSTMNPHRFDQRTLPANVKKPTPLRSPLPPGSLFGSPDSPRPARTSCEESGGLLFSPVSSSAFSPLGDGGALDFFWKTEGEVGDVSELRKPQDLCTLYKTYSDFASSLSKEILGSVCGYQSPVDLNDNKNLSCVCHKEFQNQSGHVMKLSEIQETVTVSKLQQKPQSLKDGIQRFATDLVEMSLGSALRDLQKGMSSCTTTLCHLAARLTSSVFQMAFQEIGMRHAYVLKERAVNGLAGFLVGEAVSGALKDFLMVKKQMFNSTVTQFAADLAEELVFEGMMEVCQFSHPSTPLTPSDWSFGVGEDDDEEVVSSYASDLSESVLQEAFIELSQADVAFSTQAAISVSVNNICYVSAVDTHTTCSTAAGHQAFYVNPPEEGPGPSGEDGCTVKKALFCVSGMASCVPVPQAGQAISHLHDSEEICQCKTSLAQTSPKRSCSSENRVVTTTSSDATAATQTDLLSKTHFHNFSGNMVDMIVSEACELMTATKMKKKVEDCADFLSKTIVGRGPPSGQEGSVTDQTSLYSLHPPFQTPGGVNSESGSKTSRAVAETLPVMMNTLEVPGLEIGGWVGRKMTTCEEMVPSPGHKPNRTPGTPPSTPQQPSEVSQEKQIKQFSKKLKEKLAKEFSTATPPSTPHYQPGPEPKESTSETDKADFMLKLMRSLSEEADGNEEEEEEEVEGVISVTETGSRMQPELNFLDGGHKMADKGALHYAERLACHIVSMATEIDTLGGVEDGGRRMVEGREERRDSMAQFSAQTLNTLWIYAGEVAGEVISDVKRIMWSGQCRHSALTQGSQEQSGECPHHHQPQPSEHSRDCRVGHLAELWSSDLLSPFLHPSTSTPSSGLSSDYPSCESVTDEYAGYLIRVLKKEGGSRELVLDQYASRLAYRSIKLGLAHAARNMKKRPSRHHSSRRLQQNGCRGPNAEPFVPMDEAGRVGSPTRDVDDGSQREYMELVNFAESLACNITCDVTRKLCVPSVRLPKSRTDSCLYKKSKLEDMAERLIRNSFSCPLLYKEGNSRQYHSTGSLYDGGYSSGVMEVLEHYARNIVDDTLEMGLASAGSPALQGPYRHHSERRAVGSALGETTCRYCQVRECLFCSRPNRQHLLGGGAGQRRRLEGDVGVCGLEIPEIHIDLDRRAVFAEEMVTTAMEGAKRELSNTSLNADSGIGHDGYSFAESLTAEIMTSALSNTRQTTNLSFPGREATESSVSQQLSLSVGDDSLGSWSRLSFEDEHPDETSSFLHLSDSEGTEDKELETKDESCGSVRVGQAPAYRHLLVVNSELREMTPDPQHMTFDPQLRSMLQWAAASMADLPMVQLSPSGSRELQQLPAVVKRLKEREWKVGELLQALLRYCEETQTHTPPQSEPGEAGRASHHTPLFQWILEHA; this is translated from the exons ATGGACGCCTGTGCCCGTATCCGAGGAGTTCCTCTCAGGACCAGAGCTTCCAGGAAAGAG GCGGTGCGTGACGGCGGGACTCTGTGTATGAAGAGCCTTCTGATCAGCAGAAAGGAGCTGTGCAGCGTGGGATTGGAGCTGCAGACCAGAGACACTCCATGCCTGACTGAG ATCCATTTTGTGTGTTTGCCTGGTCACTCTGAAGGGGAGGATCTAACTCTACAG GCCCTTTCTTCTCTCCCGGGGGACCTGGCGGAGCTGCTGAGGTCTCTCCACGTCACCAGCCTGAGAAACGAAGAGGTGCTGCTACTGAAGGACAGCAGGAGATCAGCCGACAGGAGGGACTCTTCTACTCAG caGCAGTGCTGGCTGAAGGCGGTGTGTGTTCTGAGACCCAGCCCCAGCCAGGCCATTGTTGGTGTGTTGGTGGGCCTTCTGGGGCGTTACGCTGCGGGGGTCCGCTATGCCCTGGAGCTCCAGGCCCTCCACAAGGGCACGGCTGAGTCCTGCCAGCCCGAGGACGATAACACCAACCAGTCTGTGTCGTCCATCGAAGACGACTTTGTCACCGCTCTGGAACACCTGGAGGAGGAAGACGACAACT CCAATGGCTCTTATCTCCATGGAAACCAGCGTGATGTGGCCTCCCAGACTGTCCCCGCCAACAAGAGAAACAAGGATCTATCAGGTTCCAGGATCATAATCAGCTCTGCCCCCAGGAAGTCCTTAACCAATCGCAGGTCTCCCCCAGAGGTGTCCATTACCGTACAGCACTCCAGAGGAGCAGAGTCCCAGTGGACCCTCTACAGCCCAAGAGCCCAGCTCCCCTCCCCCACGCGACCTGTCAGCGAATCAGAGGAATCGGATGGCTCAAGCCCTAGTCCAATCATCTTTCTAGATGAGGTTGGCTACCAGAAGAGTCTCAAAGCGACACTGGACATCCCTCAGATCCCTGGAGGACCAACAGACAGGGTGGAGGACTCTGACTCTGAGGTCAGCGAGTTCTTCGACAGCTTTGACCAGTTTGATGATCTAGATGAACTGAGCTCAGAGAGCTGTACACTCACTCTGCCTCTAGACCCGACATCTTCCATTTCTCCCACCGACCTAGACCAGAAGAAGAAGTACTCTGAGGCTGGTACTGGCAAGTCGGGGTCCAAGAAAGTGTCCCGAAGCTGTTCCACTATGAACCCCCACCGGTTCGACCAGCGCACCCTACCGGCCAATGTGAAGAAACCCACCCCGCTCAGAAGCCCCCTTCCCCCTGGATCTCTCTTCGGATCCCCTGACTCCCCCCGGCCGGCTCGGACCTCTTGTGAGGAGAGTGGAGGTCTTCTCTTCAGCCCTGTCAGCTCCTCAGCCTTCAGCCCTTTGGGAGACGGAGGAGCTCTGGATTTCTTCTGGAAGACCGAGGGAGAGGTAGGAGACGTGTCAGAGCTACGGAAACCCCAGGACCTTTGTACCCTCTACAAAACCTACTCAGACTTTGCCAGCAGTTTGTCCAAGGAGATCCTGGGCTCCGTGTGTGGATACCAGTCTCCCGTGGACCTCAACGACAACAAGAACCTGAGCTGTGTCTGTCACAAGGAGTTCCAGAACCAGTCTGGGCACGTCATGAAGCTGTCTGAGATCCAGGAGACGGTGACTGTCTCCAAGCTGCAGCAGAAGCCCCAGTCTCTGAAGGACGGCATCCAGAGGTTCGCTACAGACTTGGTAGAGATGAGTCTGGGCAGCGCTCTGAGAGACCTGCAGAAGGGAATGTCCTCCTGCACCACCACGCTCTGCCACCTGGCCGCCAGACTCACCTCATCTGTCTTCCAGATGGCCTTCCAGGAGATCGGCATGCGCCACGCCTACGTCCTGAAGGAACGGGCCGTCAACGGACTGGCTGGGTTCCTGGTGGGAGAGGCGGTGTCAGGGGCTCTGAAAGACTTCCTGATGGTGAAGAAGCAGATGTTCAACAGCACGGTGACCCAGTTTGCCGCTGACCTGGCAGAGGAGCTGGTGTTTGAGGGGATGATGGAAGTGTGTCAGttctcccatccctccacccccctcacCCCCAGCGATTGGTCCTTCGGGGTGGGGGAGGACGACGATGAGGAAGTGGTGTCTTCCTATGCCTCGGACCTCTCAGAGTCTGTCCTCCAGGAGGCCTTCATAGAACTGTCCCAGGCTGATGTTGCCTTCAGTACCCAGGCAGCCATCAGTGTCTCTGTGAACAACATCTGCTACGTCAGCGCTGtcgacacacacaccacctgcAGTACCGCCGCAGGCCACCAGGCTTTCTACGTTAACCCACCCGAGGAAGGCCCAGGTCCATCAGGCGAAGATGGCTGTACGGTGAAGAAGGCGCTGTTCTGTGTGTCTGGAATGGCCAGCTGTGTACCGGTCCCCCAGGCAGGCCAGGCCATCTCCCACCTCCATGACTCAGAGGAGATCTGCCAGTGTAAGACCAGCCTGGCTCAGACCAGCCCCAAGAGGAGCTGCAGCTCAGAGAACAGAGTGGTAACCACAACCTCCTCTGATGCTACTGCTGCCACACAAACTGACCTGCTGTCAAAGACCCACTTTCATAACTTCTCTGGCAACATGGTGGATATGATAGTGAGTGAAGCATGTGAACTGATGACTGCCACGAAGATGAAGAAGAAGGTGGAGGACTGTGCTGACTTCCTTTCTAAGACCATAGTGGGTCGGGGACCTCCATCCGGACAGGAGGGTAGTGTCACTGACCagacctccctctactctctccaccctccctttCAGACCCCAGGAGGAGTGAACTCTGAGTCAGGCTCCAAGACCAGCAGAGCAGTCGCTGAGACCCTGCCTGTGATGATGAACACTCTAGAGGTGCCAGGGTTGGAGATTGGAGGCTGGGTAGGCAGGAAGATGACCACCTGCGAGGAGATGGTTCCCAGTCCTGGTCACAAGCCCAACAGGACCCCTGGTACACCCCCCTCGACCCCGCAGCAGCCCAGTGAGGTGTCCCAGGAGAAACAGATCAAGCAGTTCTCCAAGAAGCTGAAAGAAAAGCTGGCCAAGGAGTTCTCCACCGCCACCCCTCCTTCCACCCCACACTACCAGCCAGGACCCGAGCCCAAAGAATCCACCTCTGAGACAGACAAGGCTGACTTCATGCTCAAACTGATGAGGTCTCTGTCTGAGGAGGCAGACgggaacgaggaggaggaggaggaggaagtagaaGGGGTTATCTCTGTAACTGAGACAGGAAGCCGTATGCAGCCAGAGCTCAACTTCTTGGATGGAGGACACAAGATGGCCGACAAGGGAGCCCTCCATTACGCAGAGCGCCTGGCGTGCCACATCGTCTCCATGGCGACAGAGATAGACACCCTGGGAGGAGTGGAGGATGGAGGTAGAAGGATGGTGgagggcagggaggagaggagagacagcatgGCTCAGTTCTCAGCGCAGACCCTGAACACGCTGTGGATATACGCTGGCGAGGTGGCGGGAGAGGTGATCAGCGACGTGAAGAGGATAATGTGGTCAGGACAGTGTCGCCACAGTGCGCTCACACAAGGCAGCCAGGAGCAGTCGGGGGAATGCCCTCACCACCACCAACCCCAGCCTAGTGAACACAGCAGGGACTGCAGGGTGGGTCATCTGGCTGAACTGTGGTCCAGTGACCTCCTCTCGCCTTTTCTCCACCCATCCACCTCTACCCCCAGCTCTGGCCTATCCTCTGACTACCCCAGCTGTGAGAGTGTGACAGATGAGTACGCTGGCTACCTCATCAGGGTGCtaaagaaagagggaggcagCAGGGAGCTGGTCCTGGATCAGTATGCCAGCCGTCTGGCCTACCGCTCCATCAAACTGGGCCTGGCCCATGCTGCCCGCAACATGAAGAAGAGACCCTCcaggcaccactcctccaggagGCTCCAGCAGAATGGCTGCAGGGGACCCAATGCCGAGCCATTCGTACCCATGGACGAAGCAGGGAGAGTGGGATCTCCTACCAGAGACGTTGATGATGGGAGCCAGAGGGAGTACATGGAGCTGGTGAACTTCGCAGAGTCGTTGGCGTGCAACATCACCTGTGACGTCACACGCAAGCTCTGTGTGCCGTCGGTCCGACTACCCAAGTCCCGGACTGACTCGTGTCTGTATAAGAAGTCCAAGCTGGAGGACATGGCAGAGCGCCTGATCAGGAACTCCTTCTCATGCCCCCTGCTGTACAAGGAGGGGAATAGCAGGCAGTACCACAGCACAGGCAGCCTGTACGACGGTGGTTACAGCAGTGGAGTCATGGAG GTCCTGGAACACTATGCCAGGAACATAGTGGACGACACGTTGGAGATGGGCCTGGCCTCGGCAGGAAGCCCAGCCCTGCAGGGTCCATACAGACACCACTCTGAGAGGCGAGCAGTGGGCTCTGCACTAGGGGAAACAACCTGCCGATACTGCCAG GTCAGGGAGTGTCTGTTCTGCTCACGGCCCAACAGGCAGCACCTCCTCGGGGGAGGAGCAGGCCAGAGGAGGAGGCTGGAAGGGGATGTGGGGGTGTGCGGCCTGGAGATCCCtgagatccacattgatctggacCGCAGGGCCGTGTTCGCAGAGGAGATGGTCACTACGGCGATGGAGGGGGCCAAGCGCGAGCTGAGCAACACCAGCCTGAACGCCGACAGCGGGATCGGACACGACGGGTACAGCTTCGCCGAGAGCCTGACCGCCGAGATCATGACATCAGCACTATCCAACACACGCCAGACCACCAACCTCAG TTTCCCAGGCAGGGAGGCCACAGAGTCCTCTGTGTCCCAGCAGCTCAGTCTGAGTGTGGGAGATGACAGCTTGGGCAGCTGGTCCCGCCTCAGCTTCGAGGACGAACACCCTGACGAGACCAGCAGCTTCCTGCACCTCAGCGACAG